The following are encoded together in the Bos javanicus breed banteng chromosome 4, ARS-OSU_banteng_1.0, whole genome shotgun sequence genome:
- the POLM gene encoding DNA-directed DNA/RNA polymerase mu isoform X1 yields the protein MLPKRRRARVASPSAAPSSSARFPGVTIYLAEPHMGRSRQAFLTRLAVSKGFRVLNAYSPEVTHVVMEGTSAEEAVCWQERKMSVLPPGCTRPAVLDISWFTESMAAGQPVPVECRHRLEVAVPKKKMPSPAWMLPYACQRPTPLVHHNASLSEALETLAEAAGFDGSEGRQIAFYRAASVLKALPSPVTALSQLQGLPHFGEHSCRVVQELLEHGVCDEVERVRLSERYQTMKLFTQIFGVGVRTADQWYRKGLWTLADLREESQRLTQQQKAGLQHHQDLSAPILRSDVEALQQEVEAAVRQALPGAIVTLAGGFRRGKLQGHDVDFLITHPQEGQEAGLLPRVMCYLKKQGLVLYHQHQHSQQGDLTQQSHTMDAFERSFCIFRLPQPPGAAVGGAQKPCYAWKAVRVDLVVAPVSQFPFALLGWTGSKHFERELRRFSRKERGLCLNSHGLFDPEQKTVFHVASEEDIFRLLDLEYLPPELRNA from the exons ATGCTACCGAAACGACGGCGAGCGCGGGTCGCGTCCCCCAGCGCCGCCCCCTCCTCCTCGGCGCGCTTCCCGGGGGTCACGATCTACTTGGCCGAACCACACATGGGCCGCAGTCGTCAGGCTTTTCTCACACGCCTGGCTGTCTCCAAGGGTTTCCGCGTCCTGAATGCCTACAG CCCAGAGGTGACACACGTGGTGATGGAGGGGACCTCAGCAGAGGAGGCTGTCTGCTGGCAGGAGCGCAAGATGTCGGTTCTTCCCCCAGGTTGTACCCGCCCAGCTGTTTTAGACATAAGTTGGTTCACAGAGAGCATGGCAGCTGGGCAGCCTGTGCCTGTGGAATGCCGGCACCGCCTGGAG GTGGCTGTGCCCAAAAAGAAGATGCCAAGCCCAGCATGGATGCTGCCCTATGCCTGCCAGCGTCCCACACCCCTCGTGCACCATAATGCCAGTCTCTCG GAGGCTCTGGAGACGCTGGCAGAGGCCGCTGGCTTCGATGGCAGTGAAGGCCGCCAGATCGCCTTCTACAGAGCGGCCTCGGTGCTCAAGGCCCTCCCCAGCCCGGTCACAGCCCTGAGCCAGCTGCAGGGCCTGCCCCACTTCGGAGAACACTCCTGCAGGGTTGTCCAG GAACTGCTAGAACACGGAGTGTGTGATGAGGTGGAGAGAGTCCGGCTCTCGGAGAGGTACCAGACCATGAAG CTCTTCACTCAGATCTTTGGGGTCGGGGTAAGGACTGCTGACCAGTGGTACCGAAAAGGGCTCTGGACGCTGGCCGACCTCCGAGAGGAGTCCCAGAGACTAACCCAGCAGCAGAAAGCAG GACTGCAGCACCACCAGGACCTGAGTGCCCCGATCCTGCGGTCAGATGTTGAGGCCCTGCAGCAAGAGGTGGAGGCAGCTGTGAGGCAGGCCCTTCCTGGGGCTATTGTTACGCTGGCTGGAGGCTTCCGGAG GGGGAAATTGCAGGGCCACGATGTGGACTTCCTCATCACCCACCCCCAGGAGGGCCAGGAGGCAGGGCTGCTGCCCAGAGTGATGTGCTACCTGAAGAAGCAG GGCCTTGTCCTGTACCACCAGCACCAGCACAGCCAGCAGGGAGACCTGACCCAGCAGAGCCACACCATGGATGCCTTTGAGAGGAGTTTCTGCATTTTCCGCCTGCCGCAACCCCCAGGGGCTGCTGTAGGTGGCGCCCAGAAGCCCTGCTATGCCTGGAAGGCTGTGCGGGTGGACCTGGTGGTTGCCCCTGTCAGCCAGTTCCCCTTTGCCCTGCTTGGCTGGACTGGCTCCAAG CATTTTGAGCGGGAGCTACGCCGCTTcagcaggaaggagaggggcCTCTGTCTGAACAGCCATGGTCTATTTGATCCTGAGCAG AAGACGGTTTTCCACGTGGCCTCTGAGGAAGACATCTTCAGACTCCTGGACCTTGAGTACCTTCCCCCAGAGCTGAGAAATGCCTGA
- the POLM gene encoding DNA-directed DNA/RNA polymerase mu isoform X2, with protein sequence MLPKRRRARVASPSAAPSSSARFPGVTIYLAEPHMGRSRQAFLTRLAVSKGFRVLNAYSPEVTHVVMEGTSAEEAVCWQERKMSVLPPGCTRPAVLDISWFTESMAAGQPVPVECRHRLEVAVPKKKMPSPAWMLPYACQRPTPLVHHNASLSEALETLAEAAGFDGSEGRQIAFYRAASVLKALPSPVTALSQLQGLPHFGEHSCRVVQELLEHGVCDEVERVRLSERYQTMKLFTQIFGVGVRTADQWYRKGLWTLADLREESQRLTQQQKAGLQHHQDLSAPILRSDVEALQQEVEAAVRQALPGAIVTLAGGFRRGKLQGHDVDFLITHPQEGQEAGLLPRVMCYLKKQGLVLYHQHQHSQQGDLTQQSHTMDAFERSFCIFRLPQPPGAAVGGAQKPCYAWKAVRVDLVVAPVSQFPFALLGWTGSKHFERELRRFSRKERGLCLNSHGLFDPEQTVFHVASEEDIFRLLDLEYLPPELRNA encoded by the exons ATGCTACCGAAACGACGGCGAGCGCGGGTCGCGTCCCCCAGCGCCGCCCCCTCCTCCTCGGCGCGCTTCCCGGGGGTCACGATCTACTTGGCCGAACCACACATGGGCCGCAGTCGTCAGGCTTTTCTCACACGCCTGGCTGTCTCCAAGGGTTTCCGCGTCCTGAATGCCTACAG CCCAGAGGTGACACACGTGGTGATGGAGGGGACCTCAGCAGAGGAGGCTGTCTGCTGGCAGGAGCGCAAGATGTCGGTTCTTCCCCCAGGTTGTACCCGCCCAGCTGTTTTAGACATAAGTTGGTTCACAGAGAGCATGGCAGCTGGGCAGCCTGTGCCTGTGGAATGCCGGCACCGCCTGGAG GTGGCTGTGCCCAAAAAGAAGATGCCAAGCCCAGCATGGATGCTGCCCTATGCCTGCCAGCGTCCCACACCCCTCGTGCACCATAATGCCAGTCTCTCG GAGGCTCTGGAGACGCTGGCAGAGGCCGCTGGCTTCGATGGCAGTGAAGGCCGCCAGATCGCCTTCTACAGAGCGGCCTCGGTGCTCAAGGCCCTCCCCAGCCCGGTCACAGCCCTGAGCCAGCTGCAGGGCCTGCCCCACTTCGGAGAACACTCCTGCAGGGTTGTCCAG GAACTGCTAGAACACGGAGTGTGTGATGAGGTGGAGAGAGTCCGGCTCTCGGAGAGGTACCAGACCATGAAG CTCTTCACTCAGATCTTTGGGGTCGGGGTAAGGACTGCTGACCAGTGGTACCGAAAAGGGCTCTGGACGCTGGCCGACCTCCGAGAGGAGTCCCAGAGACTAACCCAGCAGCAGAAAGCAG GACTGCAGCACCACCAGGACCTGAGTGCCCCGATCCTGCGGTCAGATGTTGAGGCCCTGCAGCAAGAGGTGGAGGCAGCTGTGAGGCAGGCCCTTCCTGGGGCTATTGTTACGCTGGCTGGAGGCTTCCGGAG GGGGAAATTGCAGGGCCACGATGTGGACTTCCTCATCACCCACCCCCAGGAGGGCCAGGAGGCAGGGCTGCTGCCCAGAGTGATGTGCTACCTGAAGAAGCAG GGCCTTGTCCTGTACCACCAGCACCAGCACAGCCAGCAGGGAGACCTGACCCAGCAGAGCCACACCATGGATGCCTTTGAGAGGAGTTTCTGCATTTTCCGCCTGCCGCAACCCCCAGGGGCTGCTGTAGGTGGCGCCCAGAAGCCCTGCTATGCCTGGAAGGCTGTGCGGGTGGACCTGGTGGTTGCCCCTGTCAGCCAGTTCCCCTTTGCCCTGCTTGGCTGGACTGGCTCCAAG CATTTTGAGCGGGAGCTACGCCGCTTcagcaggaaggagaggggcCTCTGTCTGAACAGCCATGGTCTATTTGATCCTGAGCAG ACGGTTTTCCACGTGGCCTCTGAGGAAGACATCTTCAGACTCCTGGACCTTGAGTACCTTCCCCCAGAGCTGAGAAATGCCTGA